Proteins co-encoded in one Oceanibaculum nanhaiense genomic window:
- a CDS encoding putative metalloprotease CJM1_0395 family protein produces the protein MPAPQTPTDNTASTTASQDQAAQAGNGRLIDLQTFTNASNAEQEGEEESTDPSGLTEEERAQVDELKQTDRKVRAHEQAHAAAGGAYASSPSYEYENGPDGNRYAIGGEVSIDVSPVSGDPEATIQKMEVVKRAALAPAEPSPQDRAVAAQADQTRLKAQAELREQRAEEQQAATEGGTAGTGEGQSVQQAGRAAGAYAQAAQAIDGIVSQINIAA, from the coding sequence GTGCCAGCGCCGCAGACGCCGACCGACAACACGGCATCCACCACCGCCTCGCAAGACCAGGCCGCTCAGGCCGGCAATGGCCGGTTGATTGACCTCCAGACCTTCACCAACGCAAGCAATGCGGAACAGGAGGGGGAAGAGGAATCCACCGACCCGTCTGGCCTCACCGAAGAGGAGCGGGCGCAGGTCGATGAGCTGAAGCAGACCGACCGCAAGGTACGCGCACACGAGCAGGCACATGCTGCCGCCGGCGGCGCCTATGCAAGCTCCCCATCCTATGAGTACGAAAACGGCCCGGATGGCAACCGCTACGCCATTGGCGGCGAGGTCTCGATCGACGTCTCACCGGTCTCTGGCGATCCGGAGGCAACCATCCAGAAGATGGAGGTGGTGAAGCGCGCCGCCCTGGCGCCTGCCGAGCCATCCCCCCAGGACCGTGCCGTCGCCGCCCAGGCCGACCAGACCCGGCTGAAAGCCCAGGCAGAGCTGCGCGAACAGCGCGCCGAGGAACAGCAAGCGGCAACGGAAGGTGGCACAGCTGGTACGGGCGAAGGCCAGTCGGTGCAGCAGGCCGGCCGCGCCGCCGGCGCCTATGCCCAGGCGGCACAGGCCATTGACGGCATCGTCTCGCAGATCAACATCGCCGCCTGA
- a CDS encoding ferritin family protein: MSSENLHAPRERLSKETLTMHHAIVSVIEELEAVDWYRQRADDCEDESLKEILLHNMREEIEHACMALEWLRRNNEHFAKYMDEFLYKKGEINEH, encoded by the coding sequence ATGTCGAGCGAAAACCTTCACGCCCCGCGCGAACGTCTCAGCAAGGAAACCCTGACGATGCATCATGCCATCGTTTCGGTGATTGAAGAGCTGGAGGCGGTCGACTGGTACCGCCAGCGCGCCGATGATTGCGAGGATGAGAGCCTGAAGGAAATCCTGCTGCACAATATGCGCGAGGAGATCGAGCACGCCTGTATGGCGCTGGAATGGCTGCGCCGCAACAATGAGCACTTCGCGAAATATATGGACGAATTCCTCTACAAGAAGGGTGAGATCAACGAGCATTGA